A region of the bacterium genome:
CGGTAAGGTGCTGGATGCAGGCCGGGGCACGCCGATCGCCAATGTGGAGATTCATCTATTGGACAGCGAATGGTATGCGATGAGCGACGACAGCGGTTCCTTTGCTTTTATCGATGTGCCGCCGGGTGCATACCAGGTATGCGCCACAGCCATGGGGTATTTCAGTCAGACGCAGACGGTGATCCTCGAAGAGGGACAGGTAGGCTGGGTTACCTTTCTGCTGCAGCGGCGGGAGTATCTGCCGATAGCTTTGTCCGCCCACCCCGTCGGCCCGAACGTTCATCTCTCCTGGAGCCTGCAGCGCCCGCAAACCCATGTCGCTCATCACAATGCCAAACCGGTGAGCGGCTGGTTTCAAAAACTGCGCGCCGGTTATGGGGTTCTTTTTGACCTCAGCGGATTTCAGGGCGCCTCTTTGGAACAGGTGGATTTCAACCATTATGCCTGGCAGGTGATGCATGGTCCGTATCTCTATCGAGTCCATGTCTATGATATGGTGGATTCCACAGAGGTCGCACGGATCGACGGCATCACGTCAAAGGATTCCTACGCATCCCCACAATGGGAGACCGCAGTGGATCTCGGCGGCCTCACCGGCCTGAGCAGGGTGGGCATTTTTATCGAGCCCCTGAGCGGCAGTGCGGAGGACGCCCATCCGGTCATTTCTACGGATGACCATTTGCCGGTCTTCTACGGCGTCAATTATCTGATCGAGGACCTGGATCATCCGTTCGCCACGCTGATCGATGCACGGACCAAGAACAGCGGTTATGGAAATTTTTTGATCGATCTATGGATCAACCACAACGGCACGGTCCAGCGCATCGCCGGAATTACCGCCGCCACGCCGCCGGTCTCTGCATCTCCTGGCGGCCCGACGCGGGGCGTGATTCCAACGGCTGTGGAAGAGCGCCGGTCGGCCGGCGTGCAGTCACTGCACGGCTTTACGATCTACCGCGGTTCTGTGGATCAGCCGACGCGGCTGTCGGAGCTGGCTCGAGTGGCTGCGGATCAAACCTCTTTTCTCGATACCTATGCGGCGCAGGTCTCTTCCTTTCTTTACGGTGTCAGCGCGCTGTATGATACGCTGGAATCATCTATCACCTTGCTTCGTTATTATCATCCGCCGGTTCTCTCCATCGCACAGGCCCGGGAGGATGACAACGCCGACGGCGTGCCCGACCGTCTGGGCCAATCGGTGACCGTGGAGGGCGTGGTCAGCACGCAGAATTACGGCCGTCGCGGTCTGACGGATTTTTATCTGCAGGATGATCACAGCGGACTGCATGCATCCAGCCGTGCGTTGGCGGTTTCGTTGCAGCCGGGACAACGTGTCTTTGTCAGCGGCCGTATCGACACGCTGAATGGATTGACCGATCTGGTCCTTATGCCCGGAAGTGTGCAAATCATCGCAGCGGATGCGCCTTTGGTCAAGGCCGCATTGAGAAAAGACGAGTGGGCGGAGGAAAAGGAATCCCTGTTGATTCAGATCAGCGGCCTGACGTTGATCGATCCCTCCAGCTGGCCTGGAGCGGGTCAGGATGGTCTGGTGAAAATGACCGACGGACAGGATACGGTGCAGGTTTGCATCGACTCCAACACGGACATCGCTGGTTCCCCAACACCCTCGGGATTTTATACGGTGACCGGCGTTCTGGATTATACGGTTGCCAACGGCTGGCAGATCAGACCCCGCCGGCTCGATGATTTTGTCCTCACCGTCGGTGTGGCGAACAGCCAGGCTCAATCCATCGGCCGCCATGTACTGGAGCAGAACCATCCCAATCCCTTTAATGCCTCGACGACTTTTATCTTTTCCCTGTCGCAGGCAGAACCAGTACGCGTGCTATTGCGCGATGTGACCGGCAGAGAGGTGCGGCTGATGTTCAGCGGCACGCTGTCCGCAGGCGTCCACCGTTTTAATGTCGACGGCCGTTCGCTGGGCTCCGGCCTTTATTTCTATCAGGTGGAGACGCCCTCTTTCCGGCAATGCAAAAAAATGACCCTGCTGCGCTGACCCTGGGGGCAGTTGCGGTGGCTGCAGGGTACCGGTGCGCAGAGAATAAAAAGACTTGCCTGACACGTGAGAATGTGATATCTTGGGCATCACCTGTTTCCCTAAGAGCGAGGAGAAAAGGTTATGGAAGAGATGCAAAAAAAATATCGGACGCCGTCCATGGACCGGCGTCAGTTCATCGGCGCTGCGGCGACGGCCTTGGCCGCGATCACCACGGGCTGCGGTCATTCCAAGAGCGCCACGGTGGTTCCCCGCGAGGTGTTGGGCGGCCCCGGCTATGTGGCGCCCAGCGACCGGCTCAACTTTGCCGCGGTCGGCATCGGCGGCATGGGTCATTCGGATCTGACAAGTTTTGCCAAAGAAGGACAGAACATCGTTGCACTGTGTGATGTGGATTATAAATACGCCGAACGCACTTTTAAAGAATATCCCAAGGCTACGCGCTACAAGGACTACCGCATCATGCTGGAGAAGGAGGCGAAGAACATCGATGCGGTGATCGTCGCCACGCCGGATTTCATGCATGCGCCGATCTCTTTGATGGCCATGCGCATGGGCAAACATGTTTATTGTGAAAAGCCCTTGACCCATACGGTTGCGGAAGCTATTGAGATGGCTCGGGTGGCGCGGGAGATGAAAGTGGCCACGCAGATGGGCAATGCCGGCCAGGCGGGAGAAGGCTGGCGGGTGCTGAAAGAGTATCTCATGGCCGGGGCCATCGGAAAAGTGCGGGAGGTGCATCATTGGAGCGACCGGCCCCGCGGCGGCGGCGTTTGGCCACAGGCCATCGCCCGGCCCAC
Encoded here:
- a CDS encoding T9SS type A sorting domain-containing protein, translating into MKKKFLLLAGSWVAGLAVAAAGGHLVPVKPSAAVLPAAPGRAGATDVGYIIGKVLDAGRGTPIANVEIHLLDSEWYAMSDDSGSFAFIDVPPGAYQVCATAMGYFSQTQTVILEEGQVGWVTFLLQRREYLPIALSAHPVGPNVHLSWSLQRPQTHVAHHNAKPVSGWFQKLRAGYGVLFDLSGFQGASLEQVDFNHYAWQVMHGPYLYRVHVYDMVDSTEVARIDGITSKDSYASPQWETAVDLGGLTGLSRVGIFIEPLSGSAEDAHPVISTDDHLPVFYGVNYLIEDLDHPFATLIDARTKNSGYGNFLIDLWINHNGTVQRIAGITAATPPVSASPGGPTRGVIPTAVEERRSAGVQSLHGFTIYRGSVDQPTRLSELARVAADQTSFLDTYAAQVSSFLYGVSALYDTLESSITLLRYYHPPVLSIAQAREDDNADGVPDRLGQSVTVEGVVSTQNYGRRGLTDFYLQDDHSGLHASSRALAVSLQPGQRVFVSGRIDTLNGLTDLVLMPGSVQIIAADAPLVKAALRKDEWAEEKESLLIQISGLTLIDPSSWPGAGQDGLVKMTDGQDTVQVCIDSNTDIAGSPTPSGFYTVTGVLDYTVANGWQIRPRRLDDFVLTVGVANSQAQSIGRHVLEQNHPNPFNASTTFIFSLSQAEPVRVLLRDVTGREVRLMFSGTLSAGVHRFNVDGRSLGSGLYFYQVETPSFRQCKKMTLLR